In the Nerophis ophidion isolate RoL-2023_Sa linkage group LG19, RoL_Noph_v1.0, whole genome shotgun sequence genome, one interval contains:
- the kbtbd7 gene encoding kelch repeat and BTB domain-containing protein 7 has translation MASSLGCFNGPEVLEDVGHAGSLMKGLKALYDSRLLSDVAIEVDLDGEPLHPRGGYGDGAMSDSPVQLFLCSRNVLAAASPYFKSMFTGGLNESVQEKVVIHGVDAESMSVIVNYCYTGTVTITEGNVQRLYAAANMLQLEYIRTACSSFMIRRLDLSNCVGVLKFADTYDNPELKASAQAFIARNFGHLCGGGELCELDLVQLKELLSLDTLDVDCEGKVCSAALRWIEVNAPQKKEDALQALRCVRWNLFTEKDKRYLEGPVARPLIEKHLESFFNGPAGAGCCTLSTFLDVPKHRIGVSAKEMILFFGLPNDNIMCCDPYSEELYFMSAPLVDLSNQDYKRSTMESLIACSTPENNLYLASHLSKHFWQYNPVLNSWKELAERPLGRIHSGMGYLNGHVYLLGGRNPVTDARLKEVECYSVQRNQWTFVAPLPHSLGKMQVVALNDQLYVVNKRRMLCYDPRCNRWRLCGSLRREKLHKACVYQDQIICVCDIPVVKAYNPARGEWRRLGDIPIDSHALNYQVIQHGGKLLLLTQTLLQHNKNRVLMHEYDLARESWKTVMAVYVATLGPVCVSTRVYPACLGSARSFPTEEDDDSGSSADWDLDGLTDADSDTGSSSSFSDENW, from the coding sequence ATGGCTTCCTCTTTGGGTTGCTTCAATGGCCCCGAAGTGTTGGAGGACGTCGGCCACGCCGGGAGTTTGATGAAGGGGTTGAAGGCGTTGTATGATAGTCGTCTTCTCTCGGACGTCGCCATCGAGGTTGACCTGGACGGAGAGCCCCTGCATCCCCGTGGTGGTTACGGCGATGGGGCCATGAGTGACAGccccgtccagctcttcctgtgCAGCCGCAACGTCCTCGCCGCTGCGAGCCCATACTTCAAGAGCATGTTCACCGGCGGCCTGAACGAAAGTGTCCAGGAGAAGGTGGTCATCCACGGGGTGGACGCCGAGTCCATGTCGGTCATCGTGAATTACTGCTACACGGGCACGGTGACCATCACGGAGGGCAACGTGCAGAGGCTGTACGCCGCCGCCAACATGCTGCAGCTGGAGTACATCAGGACCGCCTGCTCCAGCTTCATGATCCGCCGGCTGGACCTTTCCAACTGCGTGGGCGTCCTAAAGTTCGCCGACACCTACGACAACCCTGAGCTGAAAGCCAGCGCGCAGGCCTTCATCGCCAGGAACTTCGGCCATCTGTGCGGCGGCGGGGAGCTGTGCGAGCTGGATCTTGTCCAGCTGAAGGAGCTGCTCTCCTTGGACACGTTGGACGTGGACTGCGAGGGGAAGGTGTGCTCGGCCGCCCTCCGGTGGATCGAGGTCAACGCTCCCCAGAAAAAGGAGGACGCGCTGCAGGCGCTGAGGTGCGTACGCTGGAACCTGTTCACCGAGAAGGACAAGCGCTACCTGGAGGGGCCGGTGGCGAGGCCGCTCATCGAGAAGCACCTGGAGTCCTTCTTCAACGGACCCGCCGGGGCCGGCTGCTGCACCTTGTCCACGTTCCTGGACGTCCCCAAGCACAGGATAGGCGTCAGCGCCAAGGAGATGATCCTCTTCTTCGGTCTACCCAACGACAACATCATGTGCTGCGACCCGTATTCTGAGGAGCTCTACTTCATGTCCGCTCCTCTTGTGGACCTCAGCAACCAGGACTACAAACGCTCCACCATGGAGTCCCTCATCGCGTGCTCCACCCCGGAAAACAACCTCTACTTGGCGTCCCACCTGTCCAAACACTTCTGGCAGTACAACCCGGTGCTCAACAGCTGGAAGGAGCTGGCAGAGAGGCCCCTGGGGAGGATCCACTCGGGGATGGGGTACCTCAACGGTCACGTGTACCTCCTCGGGGGCAGGAACCCTGTGACGGACGCGCGGCTGAAGGAGGTGGAGTGTTACAGCGTGCAGAGGAACCAGTGGACCTTTGTGGCGCCTCTGCCTCACTCCTTAGGAAAAATGCAGGTGGTGGCGCTGAACGACCAACTGTACGTGGTCAACAAGAGGCGCATGCTGTGCTACGACCCACGCTGCAACCGCTGGCGCCTGTGCGGCTCACTGCGGCGGGAGAAGCTGCACAAGGCGTGCGTGTACCAGGACCAGATCATCTGCGTGTGCGACATCCCCGTGGTCAAGGCCTACAACCCGGCTAGGGGGGAGTGGCGGCGGCTGGGAGACATCCCCATCGACAGCCACGCCCTCAACTACCAGGTGATCCAGCACGGCGGCAAGCTCCTCCTCCTCACGCAGACGCTGCTGCAGCACAACAAGAACCGCGTCCTCATGCACGAGTACGACCTGGCGCGGGAGAGCTGGAAGACCGTCATGGCCGTCTACGTGGCCACGCTGGGGCCCGTGTGCGTGTCCACGCGCGTCTACCCGGCCTGTCTCGGCTCGGCGCGCAGTTTCCCCACGGAGGAGGACGACGACAGCGGCTCCAGCGCCGACTGGGACCTGGACGGCTTGACGGACGCGGACTCCGACACAGGCAGCTCTAGCTCGTTCTCGGACGAGAATTGGTAG